The Enteractinococcus fodinae genome has a segment encoding these proteins:
- a CDS encoding acyl-CoA thioesterase: MSERKPLARTEVQVRYHECDPSGIVFHPHYLTWADMASFDCLEATTGPYSDLADRGIGLVVADSSVRYLAPCTAGDELVVSGFLDHVGTTSMVLRFEIHKPEELVAEVTNRYVWVDAESVKPMALPEDIRSKLVAHLSEG; encoded by the coding sequence ATGAGTGAAAGAAAACCCCTTGCCCGCACCGAGGTACAAGTGCGCTATCACGAATGCGATCCTTCAGGAATCGTCTTTCATCCGCATTATCTGACATGGGCAGACATGGCGAGCTTCGACTGCCTCGAGGCGACCACAGGGCCATACTCGGACCTGGCGGATCGGGGAATAGGGCTCGTGGTGGCAGATTCGAGTGTTCGGTACCTGGCGCCGTGTACTGCGGGTGACGAGCTCGTGGTGTCAGGATTCCTCGATCACGTCGGCACGACCTCGATGGTGCTTCGGTTCGAAATACATAAGCCTGAAGAACTCGTAGCCGAAGTGACGAACCGATATGTCTGGGTGGACGCGGAGAGCGTGAAACCCATGGCGCTCCCAGAAGATATTCGTTCAAAACTGGTTGCACACCTGTCCGAAGGGTAG
- a CDS encoding PaaI family thioesterase: protein MHNNHFSSPTATNLDAPAELRDGITAMRDLASNARRDSPLFSSYGQMIDALKPFLNALAGAHIDEQQATRLAQDLEQWTQFLGNQQVPDPERLWGHWPQRDDRGQALVPTVYDDVVLKQRDQGLNGSQPPQEEIFAMEGKVTFGRFWTGMNNAVHGGAVTLLFDEFLGNVSTRAKLPTSRTAYLNTDFRSITPVDKELTIQGRVTRVDGRKQFLSGKLFDGQTLCAEAEGLWVALKPGQL, encoded by the coding sequence ATGCACAACAATCATTTCTCATCGCCCACGGCTACGAATCTAGATGCTCCTGCTGAACTCCGTGACGGCATAACAGCTATGCGCGATTTGGCCTCCAACGCTCGCCGGGACTCACCACTGTTCAGCTCATACGGTCAAATGATTGATGCGCTCAAGCCGTTTCTCAATGCCCTCGCCGGAGCGCACATCGATGAGCAACAGGCAACACGTTTAGCTCAAGATCTCGAGCAATGGACTCAGTTCCTAGGAAACCAGCAAGTTCCTGACCCAGAGCGTCTGTGGGGTCACTGGCCCCAACGCGACGACCGCGGCCAAGCACTTGTGCCCACTGTCTACGACGATGTCGTACTGAAACAGCGCGACCAGGGCCTTAACGGTTCACAACCACCCCAGGAAGAAATATTTGCTATGGAAGGCAAGGTCACCTTCGGCAGATTCTGGACCGGAATGAACAACGCCGTGCACGGTGGCGCGGTCACGCTACTCTTTGACGAATTCCTCGGCAACGTGAGCACCAGAGCAAAATTACCCACCTCTCGCACTGCCTACTTGAATACGGACTTCCGGTCTATTACACCGGTGGATAAAGAACTTACGATTCAGGGACGGGTAACCAGGGTCGACGGACGCAAACAGTTCTTGAGTGGGAAACTGTTTGACGGACAAACACTGTGCGCTGAAGCCGAAGGTTTATGGGTCGCACTCAAGCCCGGACAGCTATAA
- a CDS encoding acyl-CoA synthetase yields the protein MYPGLWAAKNPEKPAVIMADTEETLSYAELEDRSLRLANHFRSLGLKPGDHVAMIAENRMEIIEAYWAALRSGTFITVVNRHLTVRESSYIIHDCDASVVLISAGLSIAEELNEVCQDIPHRIAVGGTLPGAEEYEAVLAAASPVRPDYEPRGDDMLYSSGTTGNPKGILPALKDQPVEDEDIPLVQLFTQLYGFDENSVYLSPAPLYHAAPIRFVMTTHSRGGTVVVMPKFDPETALSLIDKYQVTHSQWVPTMFIRMLKLPQEVRDQYDVSSMKAAIHAAAPCPVEVKQKMIEWWGPVIHEYYAATEANGITVLNSEEALAKPGSVGRDGLMGTAHIVGPDGEELPAGEIGTIYFEIEEGREPFVYYKDDEKTRGSRHPVHERWTTTGDLGYLDEDRYLYIVERKSFMIISGGVNIYPQEIENELALHPDIRDLAVVGAPDDELGEIVVAYLEVEDHAQPGEELAEEIREWLSDKLARYKIPRRFHFINEVPRTPTGKLVKRKLTETTTV from the coding sequence ATGTATCCAGGTCTTTGGGCTGCCAAGAACCCCGAGAAGCCCGCCGTTATTATGGCTGACACTGAGGAGACGCTCAGTTATGCCGAGTTAGAAGATCGCTCGCTACGGCTAGCGAATCATTTCCGCAGTCTCGGTCTGAAGCCGGGGGATCATGTGGCCATGATCGCCGAGAACCGGATGGAAATCATCGAAGCGTACTGGGCCGCGCTGCGCAGTGGAACCTTCATCACCGTGGTGAACCGTCACCTCACCGTGCGGGAAAGCTCGTACATCATTCACGACTGTGATGCCTCCGTCGTGCTGATTTCTGCTGGGTTGTCGATTGCTGAAGAACTCAACGAGGTCTGTCAAGACATCCCGCATCGCATTGCCGTGGGCGGCACTCTACCCGGGGCTGAAGAATATGAAGCCGTATTGGCTGCTGCGAGTCCTGTTCGGCCAGATTATGAGCCGCGCGGTGACGATATGCTCTACTCCTCGGGTACCACCGGTAATCCGAAGGGGATCTTGCCGGCGTTGAAAGACCAGCCGGTCGAAGACGAGGATATCCCGTTGGTGCAGCTCTTTACCCAGCTGTATGGTTTCGACGAGAACTCGGTGTACCTGTCACCTGCTCCGCTGTATCACGCGGCCCCGATCCGATTTGTGATGACCACGCACTCTCGTGGTGGCACAGTAGTCGTCATGCCGAAGTTCGATCCAGAAACGGCGTTGTCGCTCATCGACAAGTATCAGGTCACCCATTCGCAGTGGGTGCCGACGATGTTTATTCGGATGCTCAAGCTGCCTCAAGAGGTACGCGATCAATATGATGTCTCGAGCATGAAGGCTGCCATCCACGCTGCGGCTCCTTGCCCCGTTGAGGTCAAGCAGAAAATGATCGAATGGTGGGGCCCGGTTATTCACGAATATTATGCAGCGACAGAAGCCAACGGCATCACCGTGCTCAATAGCGAAGAGGCGCTGGCCAAACCCGGTTCCGTGGGGCGCGATGGACTGATGGGCACCGCGCACATTGTCGGTCCCGATGGCGAAGAGCTGCCCGCCGGTGAAATAGGAACGATCTACTTTGAGATCGAAGAAGGCCGCGAGCCATTCGTCTACTACAAAGACGATGAGAAGACTCGAGGCAGCAGGCACCCGGTACATGAGCGGTGGACGACCACCGGGGATCTGGGCTACCTCGACGAAGACCGTTACCTGTATATCGTTGAGCGCAAGAGCTTCATGATTATCTCCGGTGGGGTCAACATCTACCCGCAGGAAATCGAAAACGAACTTGCCCTGCACCCGGATATCAGAGATCTAGCCGTCGTCGGTGCCCCGGACGATGAGCTTGGTGAAATCGTGGTGGCCTATCTTGAAGTTGAGGATCATGCGCAACCCGGTGAGGAATTGGCCGAAGAGATCCGCGAGTGGCTCAGCGATAAGCTCGCGCGCTACAAGATTCCTCGCCGTTTCCACTTCATCAATGAAGTGCCGCGCACACCGACCGGCAAACTCGTCAAGCGGAAGCTGACCGAGACTACGACTGTTTAA
- a CDS encoding enoyl-CoA hydratase/isomerase family protein: protein MIRRSVSDGILTLTIDNPSQANALTAEALEELCKAFTQASDDTELRGVLLTAAGDKGFSAGMHTAQFDHTSSTRAYETISLLGSVCEAVKDCELPVAVAMRGYVIGGALEIAAAADFRVGSTSSWYSMPEVRIGIPSVLESVNLHRLMGWTKAHELILTGNQFSADDMERYGFLNYVVPEADVEEKALSYLWDTMKSDREVIAQQKRLFRTWKNTFEREAVADSRKEFALAFARKND, encoded by the coding sequence ATGATTCGTCGATCGGTTTCCGATGGCATTCTCACGCTGACAATTGATAATCCGAGCCAGGCGAACGCCCTGACTGCAGAAGCGTTAGAAGAGCTGTGCAAAGCCTTTACTCAGGCATCTGACGACACTGAGCTGCGTGGAGTGCTCCTGACCGCAGCCGGCGATAAAGGTTTTTCGGCGGGAATGCACACGGCCCAATTCGATCACACGAGCTCCACGCGTGCTTATGAGACGATCTCATTGCTGGGAAGTGTATGCGAGGCAGTAAAAGACTGCGAGCTTCCGGTTGCCGTAGCCATGCGTGGTTACGTTATCGGGGGAGCGCTAGAAATCGCCGCTGCAGCAGACTTCCGCGTAGGGAGTACCTCATCTTGGTATTCGATGCCTGAGGTCCGCATCGGCATCCCCTCAGTGCTCGAATCGGTCAACCTCCACCGACTCATGGGATGGACGAAAGCTCATGAGCTGATTCTCACGGGAAACCAATTCTCCGCAGATGATATGGAACGCTACGGTTTCCTGAACTATGTGGTGCCCGAGGCAGATGTTGAGGAAAAGGCGCTCTCGTACTTGTGGGACACCATGAAATCGGACCGTGAAGTCATTGCGCAGCAAAAGCGGCTCTTTCGAACCTGGAAAAATACCTTCGAACGAGAAGCGGTTGCTGACTCAAGGAAAGAATTCGCACTAGCTTTCGCACGGAAAAACGACTAA
- a CDS encoding SMP-30/gluconolactonase/LRE family protein has translation MTNVQELADGFSYLEGPRWRNGKLYVSDFYTHQVLAIDESGKVELVATVPEQPSGLGWLPDGRLLIVSMRDRRVLRQEEDGSLTEHADLSELTTWHLNDMIVDEAGRAYVGSFGFDLMSGAPVQTANIVLVQPDGSAEVAADDLAFPNGMDLLDNGGTLVVSESFGNRLSSFNVDSSGELSARQDWASFGPEPTSEDIAEVLESVSAVPDGLCRDEDDTVWVADAIGQRVVRVAKGGEIVDQVSTGDLNVFACALGGSDGRTLFMCAAPTFAEHERRDTREGVLLTAKV, from the coding sequence ATGACGAACGTACAAGAACTGGCCGACGGTTTCAGCTATCTCGAAGGACCCCGGTGGCGCAACGGCAAGCTATATGTGTCGGACTTCTACACTCACCAGGTCCTTGCCATTGATGAGTCTGGAAAAGTTGAACTAGTGGCCACTGTGCCGGAACAGCCTTCGGGGCTCGGCTGGTTACCAGATGGGCGACTTCTGATCGTATCGATGCGGGATCGTCGTGTGCTACGCCAAGAAGAAGACGGCTCGCTCACCGAACACGCCGACCTGTCGGAATTAACCACGTGGCACCTCAACGACATGATTGTCGACGAGGCAGGACGAGCCTACGTCGGTTCGTTCGGCTTCGATCTCATGTCTGGTGCTCCTGTGCAAACCGCAAATATCGTACTCGTCCAACCGGACGGCTCGGCTGAGGTCGCTGCTGACGATCTCGCTTTCCCGAATGGGATGGATCTTCTCGACAACGGCGGTACCCTGGTGGTCTCGGAATCGTTCGGCAATCGGCTCAGCAGTTTCAACGTGGACTCCTCAGGTGAGCTGTCAGCCCGGCAGGACTGGGCGAGTTTCGGACCGGAGCCCACGAGCGAGGACATCGCCGAGGTACTCGAGTCAGTGTCAGCAGTCCCAGACGGGCTGTGCAGAGACGAGGACGACACCGTTTGGGTTGCAGACGCGATCGGACAGCGAGTAGTTCGCGTGGCCAAAGGCGGCGAGATTGTCGATCAGGTTTCAACCGGCGACCTCAACGTGTTCGCGTGCGCTCTCGGGGGCTCAGATGGTCGAACCCTTTTCATGTGCGCCGCACCAACCTTCGCTGAACACGAGCGACGTGACACTCGCGAAGGTGTCTTACTGACAGCAAAAGTGTAG
- a CDS encoding Na+/H+ antiporter NhaC family protein, which yields MLDAYPILTLLPPLVAIILVIVTRKVLISLGAGIVSAGLILAEFNPLTMVIWIWDAIVRLVWADGELNWFTILIVAFLFLLGIITSLVMMSGGAAAFTEWVAKRIKSRRGAQALTGLLGMIIFIDDYFNALAVGQVARPITDRYRVSRAKLAYLIDSSSAPVVVLMPLSSWGATIMGIMAPVLAASALMVSQLEAFVLAAAMNYYAIAALVLLWLTIFLGIDFGAMRREEHRAVAGEGLYRADDVAPAQLNDTVPTPTQGVMRALLLPFIVLFVGVIIGMYVSGGIIGGSWALLDTLENTDVAIALNVGGIAALLVALYYCLRYTKDSTQFPTGTRRRGVLHGAKSMSGAVLILLFAWVLGDLIGELGTGEYLASLVEALAMPAVWLIPALFVIAALIAFATGTSWGSFGILLPLAGEMMNAVSGGDAFLIASFGAVLAGAVWGDHSSPISDTTILSSTGAACSIPTHVSTQLPYAFVGALAALAGYVVYALTQSGIIGLVVTLGLVVGIALVIRKVRPPVQEQDVAAVGVAQNN from the coding sequence ATGCTAGATGCCTATCCGATACTCACACTGCTGCCGCCACTGGTGGCAATCATCCTGGTCATCGTCACCAGAAAAGTCCTGATCTCGCTTGGTGCCGGAATCGTTTCCGCCGGCTTGATCCTGGCTGAATTCAACCCACTGACCATGGTGATATGGATCTGGGATGCGATCGTCCGGCTCGTCTGGGCCGACGGCGAGCTCAACTGGTTCACCATCTTGATCGTGGCGTTCTTGTTCCTCCTCGGTATCATCACCTCGCTCGTCATGATGTCGGGTGGGGCAGCAGCGTTTACCGAATGGGTAGCAAAACGCATCAAATCCCGTCGTGGCGCTCAAGCGCTCACCGGGCTGCTGGGCATGATCATCTTCATTGACGATTACTTCAATGCGCTCGCCGTCGGCCAGGTTGCCCGACCGATTACCGACCGCTATCGAGTATCTCGGGCGAAGTTGGCGTATCTCATCGACTCCAGTTCGGCGCCGGTGGTCGTGCTGATGCCCCTGTCGAGCTGGGGTGCCACCATCATGGGGATCATGGCTCCGGTACTTGCAGCCTCAGCGCTGATGGTCTCCCAGCTTGAGGCCTTCGTGCTGGCGGCCGCGATGAATTACTACGCGATCGCCGCACTCGTGCTGCTGTGGCTTACGATTTTCCTGGGGATCGATTTCGGTGCGATGCGCCGTGAAGAACACCGCGCCGTAGCCGGTGAGGGTCTCTACAGAGCCGACGATGTCGCACCGGCTCAACTCAATGACACCGTGCCAACGCCCACCCAGGGTGTTATGCGCGCATTGCTCCTGCCGTTTATCGTCCTCTTCGTCGGCGTGATCATCGGGATGTATGTCTCCGGTGGCATCATCGGCGGCAGCTGGGCGCTGCTCGACACCCTGGAAAACACAGATGTCGCCATCGCGCTCAACGTCGGCGGCATCGCTGCCTTACTTGTCGCCCTGTATTACTGCCTGCGCTACACGAAAGACAGTACACAGTTTCCGACGGGCACCCGCCGTCGGGGAGTGCTGCATGGGGCGAAATCCATGTCGGGCGCCGTGCTGATTCTCCTATTCGCCTGGGTGCTGGGTGACTTGATCGGCGAACTTGGCACCGGTGAATACCTGGCATCACTCGTCGAGGCGCTGGCGATGCCGGCCGTGTGGTTGATCCCGGCACTATTCGTCATTGCTGCGCTCATTGCCTTTGCGACCGGGACGTCCTGGGGTTCCTTCGGCATTCTGTTACCCCTGGCCGGTGAGATGATGAACGCTGTATCCGGCGGCGATGCGTTCTTGATCGCCAGCTTCGGTGCCGTCCTTGCCGGTGCGGTATGGGGTGACCACAGCTCACCGATTTCGGACACCACGATTCTGTCGAGTACTGGCGCTGCATGCTCGATCCCCACCCACGTTTCTACCCAGCTGCCCTACGCTTTTGTCGGAGCGCTCGCAGCTCTAGCGGGGTACGTAGTGTATGCGCTGACCCAAAGCGGCATCATCGGTCTCGTTGTGACACTTGGTTTAGTAGTGGGGATCGCTCTGGTGATTCGAAAAGTACGCCCACCCGTTCAAGAGCAGGATGTTGCAGCCGTGGGCGTCGCGCAGAATAACTAG
- a CDS encoding ABC transporter ATP-binding protein, protein MKNPNTEPLVATQELNLSFGSAHILKDVSVSLPHNRTVGLVGESGSGKSTLAKAIVGMNRISSGKLMIAGEDMSHPTPAQRKQLYRQIQYVPQDPYSSLNPRRTIGQTMAEALDPMRANPRKHAKEISEALGAMQLDSQSASRYPHEFSGGQRQRIAIARALIVKPKLIVADEITSALDVSVQAEVIRILQELREDMDYSMLFITHNLAVAQAVCDEVVVMLKGQVVESGATQEVFSRPKEEYTRKLLNSVPGAPGFSLV, encoded by the coding sequence ATGAAGAATCCGAATACAGAACCTCTCGTAGCCACGCAAGAGCTTAATCTTAGCTTCGGATCGGCTCATATCTTGAAGGACGTGTCAGTTTCTCTCCCACATAACCGTACTGTTGGCTTGGTTGGGGAGTCAGGGTCGGGCAAATCGACCTTAGCCAAGGCGATTGTGGGCATGAATCGAATCTCATCGGGCAAGCTTATGATTGCGGGTGAAGATATGTCTCATCCGACTCCTGCTCAACGGAAACAACTTTATAGGCAGATCCAGTATGTGCCGCAAGACCCCTATTCGTCTCTTAACCCTCGCCGCACCATCGGGCAAACCATGGCTGAGGCGCTCGATCCGATGCGAGCTAACCCTCGAAAACACGCGAAGGAAATCAGCGAGGCTCTTGGGGCGATGCAACTTGATTCGCAGTCCGCGAGTAGGTACCCACACGAATTCTCGGGGGGACAGCGCCAAAGAATCGCAATTGCGAGAGCGCTAATCGTCAAGCCCAAGCTGATCGTTGCCGATGAGATCACTTCGGCACTTGACGTTTCAGTGCAAGCTGAAGTAATTCGCATCCTCCAAGAGCTACGCGAGGATATGGACTACTCCATGCTTTTCATTACCCACAACCTAGCGGTTGCACAAGCTGTTTGTGATGAGGTTGTTGTAATGCTCAAAGGTCAGGTAGTTGAATCAGGAGCCACGCAGGAGGTCTTTTCTCGGCCAAAAGAAGAGTACACGAGAAAACTGCTCAACTCTGTACCAGGCGCACCGGGGTTCAGTCTCGTGTGA
- a CDS encoding dipeptide/oligopeptide/nickel ABC transporter permease/ATP-binding protein, whose protein sequence is MANPKRSLWSPGLIVGLALLAVLTLIAIFAPMFLQDAANDLTDNRGLPPSSEHWLGTNNFGQDNLARVLVATRLTLLMTLAASAISIGFGLLIGIAIWLAPTKVREFSLRLLETMVAYPTLITALIIAAILQPGAMTAIIAMGVAGIPGFARVTANLAQQVTKSDYFVTAKFLGVPPSKLATRHMIPSMAEPLLVLSTTIFASTLVEISALSFIGLGVQPPQYDLGSLLNDSLDSLYTQPAEAVGPAVLIVVASIGAMLIGDALAAHANPRTTRVWSPRKPQGNPIDNTAQEDTALVRVEDLRVTMPGEGGGTELVHGVSFSIDPGEIIGIVGESGSGKSLTAMTVAGLAPDNLSINAERVRVGTMNMLSTPRPEELAKEISIVYQDPGTTFSPSLKMGGQLTEVLRKHANKGKKESRAIMADALERVGIDRPHDRLDQHPHELSGGMRQRAMISNSVVTSPSLLIADEPTTALDVTVQVDVLRQFRKLREKHGTAILFISHDIGVVQEFCDRVLVMEKGRIVEELQPDQIRTHDVSHPYTRQLLEAVPVLDVEQEIAATEKVRP, encoded by the coding sequence ATGGCTAACCCAAAACGCTCGCTATGGAGTCCGGGACTAATTGTTGGCCTGGCGCTCCTTGCTGTACTCACTCTCATCGCAATTTTCGCGCCTATGTTTCTGCAAGACGCAGCGAACGACTTAACCGATAATCGGGGCTTGCCGCCTTCGAGCGAGCATTGGTTAGGCACGAACAATTTTGGCCAAGATAATCTCGCGCGTGTATTAGTAGCAACCCGATTGACGCTGCTCATGACCTTGGCTGCTTCGGCAATTTCAATCGGTTTCGGGTTGCTTATCGGGATAGCCATTTGGCTCGCGCCGACAAAGGTCCGCGAGTTTTCGCTGCGCTTACTCGAAACCATGGTGGCGTACCCAACTTTGATCACCGCTCTGATCATCGCCGCGATCCTTCAGCCTGGAGCAATGACAGCAATTATTGCTATGGGCGTCGCAGGAATACCGGGCTTCGCCAGGGTTACGGCCAACCTCGCCCAGCAGGTAACGAAAAGTGATTATTTTGTTACCGCGAAGTTCCTAGGAGTACCACCCTCCAAGCTAGCAACTCGACACATGATCCCGTCGATGGCTGAGCCATTGCTCGTCCTATCGACCACTATTTTCGCATCAACTCTCGTCGAAATTTCAGCTCTATCGTTCATCGGTCTCGGGGTACAACCGCCTCAATATGACCTAGGCTCTCTGCTGAACGACAGCCTTGATTCGCTATATACTCAACCAGCTGAAGCGGTCGGACCAGCCGTACTCATCGTGGTGGCCAGCATCGGAGCGATGCTCATCGGCGACGCTCTGGCAGCTCATGCTAATCCTCGCACCACTCGTGTCTGGAGTCCTCGTAAGCCGCAGGGTAATCCCATTGATAACACTGCGCAGGAAGACACAGCGCTCGTTCGGGTAGAAGACCTGCGAGTGACCATGCCTGGAGAGGGCGGAGGAACCGAACTAGTACACGGTGTGAGTTTCTCTATCGACCCTGGGGAGATCATCGGCATTGTCGGTGAGTCTGGTTCCGGAAAGTCGCTAACTGCGATGACGGTAGCAGGACTCGCTCCAGACAACTTGAGCATCAACGCGGAACGAGTCCGGGTAGGAACGATGAACATGTTGTCGACCCCTCGGCCAGAAGAGCTGGCGAAGGAAATCAGCATTGTGTATCAGGACCCAGGTACGACTTTTAGTCCCTCCCTCAAAATGGGTGGTCAGTTAACCGAGGTGCTTCGAAAGCATGCGAACAAGGGGAAAAAAGAATCCAGAGCAATCATGGCAGATGCACTCGAGAGGGTAGGTATTGATCGACCTCACGATAGGTTAGACCAGCATCCTCATGAGCTCTCTGGGGGAATGCGGCAGAGGGCGATGATTTCAAACTCTGTAGTGACATCGCCGTCACTCCTTATCGCAGACGAACCCACAACCGCCCTGGACGTTACCGTACAGGTTGACGTGTTGCGACAGTTCCGCAAGCTTCGAGAAAAACACGGCACTGCCATCCTATTCATCTCGCATGATATTGGGGTAGTACAAGAATTCTGTGATCGCGTACTCGTGATGGAAAAGGGCAGAATCGTTGAGGAGCTGCAACCTGATCAGATCAGAACGCATGACGTTTCGCACCCTTATACGCGCCAGCTCCTTGAGGCGGTCCCGGTACTTGACGTAGAGCAGGAGATAGCAGCAACTGAGAAGGTACGACCATGA
- a CDS encoding ABC transporter permease, giving the protein MTSLHTDTAAVSGKAEQLPGDGRPPRQLRDHPWARFALVRTGGFLLSAAILIVVTFLIVPLIPGDPAVVAAGEGATAEQIEQTRQTLGLDEPFLVQFWSYIVGVFTLDMGYSFSSGAMVTDVVLTRLPYTAQIALLAISFTLLIGVPAGMCAALLTRGGRNRWIDHSFNLLTSFVYAVPNYVLATFLIFIFAIQLGWFPSGGAESLASLVLPTAAVMIGPTCVIARVVRREAATILEQDYVRTARGWRLGTWRTHSRYVLPNLLTTTLTLAGLILAGMLGGAVVIETVFGWPGLGKGVVDAIIFRDYPVIRAIVLLLGLLATLLIILVDVILAIIDPRNLEKGHNG; this is encoded by the coding sequence ATGACCTCACTTCATACTGATACCGCCGCCGTCTCCGGGAAAGCTGAGCAGCTTCCCGGAGACGGGCGGCCGCCCCGTCAACTGCGAGACCATCCCTGGGCTCGGTTTGCGCTGGTGCGCACTGGTGGATTCCTGCTATCTGCAGCAATCTTAATCGTTGTCACCTTTCTCATAGTGCCCTTGATACCGGGTGACCCGGCCGTGGTAGCCGCAGGGGAGGGAGCCACCGCGGAGCAAATAGAACAAACTAGGCAAACTTTGGGCCTGGACGAGCCTTTTCTTGTTCAATTTTGGAGCTATATTGTAGGCGTCTTCACCCTAGACATGGGATACTCATTCTCCTCTGGGGCAATGGTTACAGATGTTGTATTAACCCGCCTTCCGTACACCGCTCAGATTGCACTGCTGGCGATTAGCTTCACGCTTCTTATCGGTGTACCTGCAGGTATGTGCGCAGCTCTCCTGACACGAGGCGGACGCAACCGCTGGATTGACCATTCTTTCAATCTCTTGACCAGTTTCGTTTATGCGGTGCCGAACTATGTACTCGCCACCTTTTTGATCTTCATTTTTGCGATTCAACTCGGGTGGTTTCCTTCGGGGGGAGCAGAGTCACTCGCTTCCTTAGTCTTACCAACAGCGGCGGTAATGATTGGACCGACTTGCGTCATTGCCCGTGTGGTGCGCCGAGAAGCAGCCACCATCCTCGAGCAAGACTATGTACGGACAGCCCGCGGCTGGCGCTTAGGTACTTGGCGGACCCATTCCAGGTACGTACTTCCGAATCTACTCACCACCACCTTGACCTTGGCAGGCCTGATTTTGGCAGGAATGCTCGGCGGGGCTGTCGTGATCGAGACTGTATTTGGATGGCCGGGGTTAGGTAAGGGCGTGGTAGACGCAATCATTTTCCGTGACTATCCAGTGATACGGGCAATTGTGCTTCTATTGGGTCTCCTAGCTACCCTCCTCATCATCCTTGTCGACGTCATTCTGGCGATAATCGATCCTAGAAACCTTGAGAAAGGCCACAATGGCTAA